In the genome of Pempheris klunzingeri isolate RE-2024b chromosome 3, fPemKlu1.hap1, whole genome shotgun sequence, one region contains:
- the LOC139198855 gene encoding vasorin-like, whose protein sequence is MLPYLLLCFLSSGLVLSSDCPADCSCQGQDSIFCIHRHSSTVPRVPTTTQNLYIFQNGIDTLSQDDFKGLGELEMLDLSQNELAEIPDGVFEMLSKLKNLDLSSNYITHISKDSFSGLVQLERLYLHANRIQSIHLEAFKGLEMLLELKLQGNQLTSLPSLHFPRLLLLDLSYNSIPTLGPSDLQTPHLEALKVASLGLNSLDEDLIASLGNLHELDISTNQLTEVPQALKQDSLKGLIKLSLAANPLGELKVEDFQKLTGLQELDLSLLNLQGFPQSFFQTFPRLFHLTAAENPFNCLCPLAWFPVWLKEKDVNLGRPEETRCHFPLVNAGKKLSALEHKDFGCPPTTTVQFGSPIGSTPVPQMPTTTPETTHTNAIPPPPPSEETASLKTVSYPPPPEPPASPSSTSGEYETHICPPNICLNGGTCNFDPLGQLSCLCPSGTSGLYCENVDEVPEPPKPSATEVSIVAPEPAEFDAISSRQVTSTSILLDLHRFIETRPHIRGIRLTYRNLSGPDRRPIILSVPASYPEYTLRGLTPNCTYSVCASPLGERISSRANSSVETRSCTEARTEGVPLTSSEHRVETQSQLTYTLIPALAALALVLGLAVVAGTIICLRKRRQAKAGMELELGPADPDPMELEGIKACLENGGNGTLPHKQPEIDRCHTPQPPSSLQQNGGLDYEVPLMQGHCPSNNNLASLKPSYF, encoded by the coding sequence ATGCTGCCTTACCTCCTGCTATGTTTCCTCTCATCTGGTCTGGTGTTATCCTCTGACTGCCCAGCAGACTGCTCCTGCCAGGGCCAGGACTCGATATTCTGCATTCACCGACACTCCAGCACTGTGCCCCGTGtccccaccaccacccaaaATCTCTACATCTTCCAGAACGGCATCGACACTTTGTCCCAAGATGACTTCAAAGGCCTGGGGGAGTTGGAGATGCTAGATCTGAGCCAGAATGAGCTGGCAGAGATTCCAGATGGTGTGTTTGAGATGCTGTCAAAGCTGAAGAACTTAGACTTGTCCTCCAactacatcacacacatttccaaagATAGTTTTTCTGGGTTGGTCCAGCTGGAGAGGCTCTATCTCCATGCAAACCGCATCCAGAGCATTCATTTGGAAGCTTTTAAAGGTTTAGAGATGCTACTGGAACTGAAGCTCCAAGGGAACCAGCTCACCTCTCTGCCATCCCTTCATTTCCCCAGGCTTCTGCTTTTAGACCTCAGCTACAACAGCATCCCAACCCTGGGACCCTCAGACCTCCAGACTCCTCACCTGGAGGCCCTCAAAGTGGCCTCTCTCGGGCTTAATTCTCTAGATGAGGATCTCATTGCCTCGCTCGGGAATCTCCATGAGCTCGACATCTCCACAAACCAGTTAACTGAGGTGCCCCAGGCCCTAAAGCAGGATTCCCTCAAGGGGCTAATCAAGCTCAGCCTGGCAGCCAACCCATTGGGCGAGCTTAAGGTGGAGGACTTCCAGAAACTGACTGGACTTCAAGAACTAGATCTCAGTTTACTTAATCTCCAGGGGTTTCCCCAGAGTTTCTTCCAGACCTTCCCTAGGTTGTTTCACCTGACAGCAGCTGAGAACCCATTTAACTGCTTATGCCCATTAGCTTGGTTCCCTGTCTGGTTAAAAGAGAAGGATGTGAATCTTGGGAGGCCTGAGGAAACCAGATGTCACTTCCCTCTGGTCAATGCTGGGAAGAAGCTCTCAGCACTGGAGCACAAAGATTTTGGGTGCCCACCTACCACAACAGTGCAGTTTGGCTCCCCGATTGGAAGTACTCCTGTTCCCCAGATGCCCACCACGACTCCAGAAACCACCCATACCAACgctattcctcctcctccacccagtGAGGAAACTGCCTCCTTAAAAACAGTCAGCTACCCCCCACCGCCAGAACCTCCAGCCTCACCCAGCTCAACCAGCGGGGAATACGAGACACACATCTGCCCACCAAACATTTGCCTCAATGGGGGCACATGCAATTTTGACCCATTAGGTCAACTCAGTTGTCTGTGCCCTTCGGGAACCTCTGGTCTctactgtgaaaatgttgatgAGGTCCCAGAGCCACCGAAACCTTCAGCAACAGAAGTTTCAATAGTTGCCCCAGAACCTGCTGAATTTGATGCTATCAGCTCGCGGCAGGTGACCTCAACATCGATCCTTCTTGACCTGCACCGCTTCATCGAGACACGGCCACACATCCGTGGCATCAGGTTGACCTACCGTAACCTCTCAGGGCCTGATCGCCGCCCCATTATACTGAGTGTACCAGCATCATACCCTGAGTACACTTTGCGTGGTTTGACACCCAACTGTACCTACTCAGTCTGTGCCAGTCCCCTGGGTGAGAGAATCAGCTCTAGGGCCAACAGCTCTGTAGAAACAAGGTCGTGTACAGAGGCTCGCACAGAAGGGGTTCCACTGACATCCTCAGAGCACAGGGTAGAGACACAGAGCCAGCTGACATACACTCTCATCCCAGCCCTGGCTGCCCTGGCACTGGTGCTGGGGTTGGCCGTGGTGGCTGGGACAATCATCTGTTTGCGGAAGAGGAGACAGGCAAAGGCAGGGATGGAGCTTGAGCTTGGCCCCGCTGATCCTGATCCCATGGAACTGGAGGGGATAAAGGCCTGCTTGGAGAATGGGGGAAATGGTACACTGCCCCACAAACAGCCTGAGATTGACCGCTGTCACACACCTCAGCCGCCTTCATCCTTGCAACAAAATGGGGGTTTGGACTATGAGGTACCCTTGATGCAAGGACACTGCCCATCAAATAACAACCTAGCATCCCTAAAGCCATCATATTTCTAA